Proteins encoded by one window of Aphidius gifuensis isolate YNYX2018 linkage group LG2, ASM1490517v1, whole genome shotgun sequence:
- the LOC122848091 gene encoding 5'-nucleotidase domain-containing protein 3 isoform X1: MCTLFSPSLGGLIVNSKLIIKLLKNRGNNCLLQTTNSFNYSTNVFASGKKITREEMHHNYKKMGDKCRSKKLPKDVNSKGVFACNELDLKEVQVYGFDYDYTLACYKPSLDYLLYNLGRDMLIKKYKYPEGIAELEYRDDFAVRGLHYDIEKGLLLKLDSFLQIQLGTVYRGLHPVPNEEVLRTYKNRIIPIAYVESQHKNAHKDGPHRQKMVQLADLFSVPEMGLLCNVTEYFIRNHIDYHPEILFRDVKNSVQMCHPIMHSMVCNNVHEYLEPNKDISNFLKRLIATGKKMFLVTNSPFHFVDKGMKYLVGDEWKEYFDVVVVQARKPKFFTDESRPLRIYDEKQQTQLWDRVTKLEKGVIYLEGTVKQLQDMTGWRGHQVLYFGDHPYSDLADVTLEHGWRTGAIIKELTHEIETLNHRKFKENANWLQMLTALIEDHQDYDGPEVQAQLEEWMAERDKIRNDIKHVFNPQFGSVFRTYHNPTYFSRRLFRFADIYMSSITNLLYYSTTHTFYPRRGVMPHEYISYFM, encoded by the exons ATGTGTACATTATTTTCACCATCACTTGGTGgattaattgttaattcaaaattgataattaaattattaaaaaatagaggAAATAATTGTTTGCTCCAAAcaacaaattcatttaattacaGTACAAATGTTTTtgcaagtggaaaaaaaataacacgtgAAGAAATGCatcacaattataaaaaaatgggaGATAAATGTAGAT ctaaaaaattaccaaaagaTGTCAATTCAAAAGGAGTATTTGCTTGCAATGAACTGGATTTAAAAGAAGTACAAGTTTATGGTTTTGATTATGACTACACTCTTGCATGTTACAAGCCATCATTAGATTATCTACTGTACAATCTTGGTAGAgacatgttgataaaaaaatacaag taTCCAGAAGGAATTGCTGAGCTTGAATACAGAGATGATTTTGCAGTACGTGGTCTTCActatgatattgaaaaaggactattattaaaacttgatagttttttacaaattcaaCTTGGTACAGTATATCGTGGTTTACATCCGGTTCCGAATGAAGAAGTTCTTAGAACATATAAAAACCGGATTATACCAATTGCATATGTTGAGTCACAACACAAGAATGCTCAT AAGGATGGACCACATCGTCAAAAAATGGTACAGCTTGCTGATTTATTTTCTGTTCCGGAAATGGGTCTACTTTGTAATGTCACAGAATATTTTATTCGTAATCATATTGATTATCATCcagaaatattatttcgtGATGtcaag aattcAGTACAAATGTGTCATCCAATAATGCACAGTATGGTTTGTAATAATGTCCATGAATATCTTGAGCCAAATAAggatatatcaaattttttaaaacgtcTTATTGCAACtggtaaaaaaatgtttctcgTAACAAATAGTCCATTTCATTTTGT TGATAAAGGCATGAAATATCTTGTTGGTGATGAATGGAAAGAATATTTTGACGTGGTTGTTGTACAAGCAAGAAaaccaaaattttttactgatgAATCACGTCCACTTCgtatttatgatgaaaaacaaCAGACTCAACTTTGGGATCGTGTTACTAAACTTGAAAAAGGTGTTATTTATCTTGag gGTACCGTTAAACAGCTTCAAGATATGACTGGATGGAGAGGCCATCAAGTACTTTATTTTGGTGATCATCCATACAGTGATTTGGCTGATGTTACATTAGAACACGGCTGGAGAACAGGAGCAATCATCAAGGAACTAACa catGAAATTGAAACTTTAAATCATCGTAAGTTCAAAGAAAATGCAAATTGGCTACAAATGCTAACGGCATTGATTGAAGATCATCAAGATTATGATGGTCCAGAAGTACAAGCACAGCTGGAAGAATGGATGGCTGAACGTGATAAAATACGTAACGATATAAAACATGTTTTTAATCCACAATTTGGATCAGTATTTAGAACTTATCATAATCCAACATATTTCTCAAGAAGATTATTTAGATTTGCTGATATTTATATGAGCTCGATAACAAACTTGTTGTACTACTCGACAACACATACATTTTATCCGAGACGTGGTGTTATGCCTCATGAGTACATTagttattttatgtaa
- the LOC122848091 gene encoding 5'-nucleotidase domain-containing protein 3 isoform X3, with translation MLIKKYKYPEGIAELEYRDDFAVRGLHYDIEKGLLLKLDSFLQIQLGTVYRGLHPVPNEEVLRTYKNRIIPIAYVESQHKNAHKDGPHRQKMVQLADLFSVPEMGLLCNVTEYFIRNHIDYHPEILFRDVKNSVQMCHPIMHSMVCNNVHEYLEPNKDISNFLKRLIATGKKMFLVTNSPFHFVDKGMKYLVGDEWKEYFDVVVVQARKPKFFTDESRPLRIYDEKQQTQLWDRVTKLEKGVIYLEGTVKQLQDMTGWRGHQVLYFGDHPYSDLADVTLEHGWRTGAIIKELTHEIETLNHRKFKENANWLQMLTALIEDHQDYDGPEVQAQLEEWMAERDKIRNDIKHVFNPQFGSVFRTYHNPTYFSRRLFRFADIYMSSITNLLYYSTTHTFYPRRGVMPHEYISYFM, from the exons atgttgataaaaaaatacaag taTCCAGAAGGAATTGCTGAGCTTGAATACAGAGATGATTTTGCAGTACGTGGTCTTCActatgatattgaaaaaggactattattaaaacttgatagttttttacaaattcaaCTTGGTACAGTATATCGTGGTTTACATCCGGTTCCGAATGAAGAAGTTCTTAGAACATATAAAAACCGGATTATACCAATTGCATATGTTGAGTCACAACACAAGAATGCTCAT AAGGATGGACCACATCGTCAAAAAATGGTACAGCTTGCTGATTTATTTTCTGTTCCGGAAATGGGTCTACTTTGTAATGTCACAGAATATTTTATTCGTAATCATATTGATTATCATCcagaaatattatttcgtGATGtcaag aattcAGTACAAATGTGTCATCCAATAATGCACAGTATGGTTTGTAATAATGTCCATGAATATCTTGAGCCAAATAAggatatatcaaattttttaaaacgtcTTATTGCAACtggtaaaaaaatgtttctcgTAACAAATAGTCCATTTCATTTTGT TGATAAAGGCATGAAATATCTTGTTGGTGATGAATGGAAAGAATATTTTGACGTGGTTGTTGTACAAGCAAGAAaaccaaaattttttactgatgAATCACGTCCACTTCgtatttatgatgaaaaacaaCAGACTCAACTTTGGGATCGTGTTACTAAACTTGAAAAAGGTGTTATTTATCTTGag gGTACCGTTAAACAGCTTCAAGATATGACTGGATGGAGAGGCCATCAAGTACTTTATTTTGGTGATCATCCATACAGTGATTTGGCTGATGTTACATTAGAACACGGCTGGAGAACAGGAGCAATCATCAAGGAACTAACa catGAAATTGAAACTTTAAATCATCGTAAGTTCAAAGAAAATGCAAATTGGCTACAAATGCTAACGGCATTGATTGAAGATCATCAAGATTATGATGGTCCAGAAGTACAAGCACAGCTGGAAGAATGGATGGCTGAACGTGATAAAATACGTAACGATATAAAACATGTTTTTAATCCACAATTTGGATCAGTATTTAGAACTTATCATAATCCAACATATTTCTCAAGAAGATTATTTAGATTTGCTGATATTTATATGAGCTCGATAACAAACTTGTTGTACTACTCGACAACACATACATTTTATCCGAGACGTGGTGTTATGCCTCATGAGTACATTagttattttatgtaa
- the LOC122849318 gene encoding calpain-A-like yields the protein MNCHCSSMGDRLAINKASTSLQRILSITEFPEIHVENVQLTEYKNGEMIEFQQQDFDDLRERALISNTKFEDDQFSVDSLNASYQLLRPMEIVDNPVFYLPQNNNCFYVRQGGLGDCWFIVGLVHLQYYPNLFKFIVRPYEQTFDLNNYAGIFHFRFWQAGTWVDVVIDDRLPTWEKELVYASSGYPNEFWPALIEKAYAKLLYRSYEKLQGGFSAISMQDLSGGISETHPVGLGPPNILFEIIYHAKTRLTMIGAATNNETDTSQFGLLLGHSYVITGVKKVTGINVNHEFKLLHIYNPHGESSERYFGEIGNLFSEETIRSQLNIKENLWEE from the exons ATGAatt gtcATTGTAGTTCAATGGGTGATCGTCTTGCCATCAATAAAGCTTCGACAAGTCTTCAAAGAATTTTGTCCATCACAGAGTTTCCAGAAATTCATGTGGAGAATGTTCAG TTGACAGAGTATAAAAATGGTGAAATGATTGAATTTCAACAACAGGACTTTGATGATCTTAGAGAACGTGCATTAATCAGTAATACCAAATTTGAAGATGATCAATTTTCCGTAGATTCATTGAATGCATCTTACCAACTTTTGAGACCCATg gAAATTGTAGATAATCCAGTGTTTTATTTACCACAAAATAACAACTGTTTTTATGTAAGACAAGGAGGACTTGGTGATTGCTGGTTCATAGTTGGACTTGTACACCTTCAATATTatccaaatttatttaaattcattgtcCGGCCATACGAGCAGACATTCGATCTTAACAATTATGCTGGAATATTTCACTtcag ATTTTGGCAAGCTGGTACATGGGTTGACGTTGTCATTGATGATCGTCTTCCAACTTGGGAAAAAGAACTAGTTTATGCATCCTCAGGATATCCCAACGAGTTTTGG CCAGCATTAATTGAAAAAGCTTACGCAAAATTACTTTATCGATCATACGAAAAACTCCAAGGTGGTTTTTCTGCAATATCAATGCAAGATTTATCAGGTGGTATATCTGAAACACACCCAGTAGGACTTGGCCCAccaaacattttatttgaaattatttatcatgcaAAAACAAGATTGACAATGATAGGTGCTGCAACTAATAATGAAACAGACACAAGTCAATTTGGTCTTCTACTTGGTCATTCTTATGTTATTACAGGTGTAAAAAAAGTAACTGGAATAAATGTTAATCATGAATTTAAGCTATTACATATTTACAATCCACATGGTGAATCATCAGAACGTTATTTTGGAGAAATaggaaatttattttctgaaGAAACTATCAGGTcccaattaaatatcaaa GAAAATTTATGGGAAGAATGA
- the LOC122848091 gene encoding 5'-nucleotidase domain-containing protein 3 isoform X2: MCTLFSPSLGGLIVNSKLIIKLLKNRGNNCLLQTTNSFNYSTNVFASGKKITREEMHHNYKKMGDKCRSKKLPKDVNSKGVFACNELDLKEVQVYGFDYDYTLACYKPSLDYLLYNLGRDMLIKKYKYPEGIAELEYRDDFAVRGLHYDIEKGLLLKLDSFLQIQLGTVYRGLHPVPNEEVLRTYKNRIIPIAYVESQHKNAHDGPHRQKMVQLADLFSVPEMGLLCNVTEYFIRNHIDYHPEILFRDVKNSVQMCHPIMHSMVCNNVHEYLEPNKDISNFLKRLIATGKKMFLVTNSPFHFVDKGMKYLVGDEWKEYFDVVVVQARKPKFFTDESRPLRIYDEKQQTQLWDRVTKLEKGVIYLEGTVKQLQDMTGWRGHQVLYFGDHPYSDLADVTLEHGWRTGAIIKELTHEIETLNHRKFKENANWLQMLTALIEDHQDYDGPEVQAQLEEWMAERDKIRNDIKHVFNPQFGSVFRTYHNPTYFSRRLFRFADIYMSSITNLLYYSTTHTFYPRRGVMPHEYISYFM, from the exons ATGTGTACATTATTTTCACCATCACTTGGTGgattaattgttaattcaaaattgataattaaattattaaaaaatagaggAAATAATTGTTTGCTCCAAAcaacaaattcatttaattacaGTACAAATGTTTTtgcaagtggaaaaaaaataacacgtgAAGAAATGCatcacaattataaaaaaatgggaGATAAATGTAGAT ctaaaaaattaccaaaagaTGTCAATTCAAAAGGAGTATTTGCTTGCAATGAACTGGATTTAAAAGAAGTACAAGTTTATGGTTTTGATTATGACTACACTCTTGCATGTTACAAGCCATCATTAGATTATCTACTGTACAATCTTGGTAGAgacatgttgataaaaaaatacaag taTCCAGAAGGAATTGCTGAGCTTGAATACAGAGATGATTTTGCAGTACGTGGTCTTCActatgatattgaaaaaggactattattaaaacttgatagttttttacaaattcaaCTTGGTACAGTATATCGTGGTTTACATCCGGTTCCGAATGAAGAAGTTCTTAGAACATATAAAAACCGGATTATACCAATTGCATATGTTGAGTCACAACACAAGAATGCTCAT GATGGACCACATCGTCAAAAAATGGTACAGCTTGCTGATTTATTTTCTGTTCCGGAAATGGGTCTACTTTGTAATGTCACAGAATATTTTATTCGTAATCATATTGATTATCATCcagaaatattatttcgtGATGtcaag aattcAGTACAAATGTGTCATCCAATAATGCACAGTATGGTTTGTAATAATGTCCATGAATATCTTGAGCCAAATAAggatatatcaaattttttaaaacgtcTTATTGCAACtggtaaaaaaatgtttctcgTAACAAATAGTCCATTTCATTTTGT TGATAAAGGCATGAAATATCTTGTTGGTGATGAATGGAAAGAATATTTTGACGTGGTTGTTGTACAAGCAAGAAaaccaaaattttttactgatgAATCACGTCCACTTCgtatttatgatgaaaaacaaCAGACTCAACTTTGGGATCGTGTTACTAAACTTGAAAAAGGTGTTATTTATCTTGag gGTACCGTTAAACAGCTTCAAGATATGACTGGATGGAGAGGCCATCAAGTACTTTATTTTGGTGATCATCCATACAGTGATTTGGCTGATGTTACATTAGAACACGGCTGGAGAACAGGAGCAATCATCAAGGAACTAACa catGAAATTGAAACTTTAAATCATCGTAAGTTCAAAGAAAATGCAAATTGGCTACAAATGCTAACGGCATTGATTGAAGATCATCAAGATTATGATGGTCCAGAAGTACAAGCACAGCTGGAAGAATGGATGGCTGAACGTGATAAAATACGTAACGATATAAAACATGTTTTTAATCCACAATTTGGATCAGTATTTAGAACTTATCATAATCCAACATATTTCTCAAGAAGATTATTTAGATTTGCTGATATTTATATGAGCTCGATAACAAACTTGTTGTACTACTCGACAACACATACATTTTATCCGAGACGTGGTGTTATGCCTCATGAGTACATTagttattttatgtaa